In Pyrus communis chromosome 8, drPyrComm1.1, whole genome shotgun sequence, one genomic interval encodes:
- the LOC137743338 gene encoding probable LRR receptor-like serine/threonine-protein kinase RKF3, producing the protein MPIQTAPYETVMSSSFLFLFLFLLLSSLPTPSLSQLNATVPCPLNFTILRQFDPGSHNRQRYDRNIECQYLVTGLRFVDSDYLRRTGNFLPPLNASESCWTDYQALVNEFVPNFDIRAKCGFQTSWISEGCTNVSTRSQFESQVGNTSLSDVAAACNQSLENGSPCAFCTTRMTLQASRLTGESIGNVSTCTAYPSIYVAAFVGPIDMGTAECLFSLGSPAKSSGKKKKTVILIVLVVCGVGLLVVVGGVWLLWHKYEKFMIRKRKKDASDKIEQGLGSALDSISGSTNLIKFKYEEISAATKNFSRDNIIGRGGYGNVYKGILDDGSEVALKRFKNCSAAGDANFAHEVEVIASVRHVNLVALRGYCIATTPLVGHQRIIVCDLMKNGSLHDHLFGSFEGKLSWPIRQRIALGTAKGLAYLHYGAQPTIIHRDIKANNILLDETFEAKVADFGLAKFTPEGMTHLSTRVAGTMGYLAPEYALYGQLTDKSDVYSFGVVLLELLSGKKALHVINDNQPSLVTDWAWELVRKGRPLDVIENDMPEKGSPEVLEKYVLIAVLCSHPQLHARPTMDQAVKMLETDISVPSIPERPMPLVANIDDIERYSSSGSIQLSTTGGFQTFTFESNLHSNPNRDGESSGTREKGCDL; encoded by the coding sequence ATGCCCATCCAAACAGCCCCTTATGAGACCGTAATGtcctcctccttcctcttcctcttcctcttcctcctcctctcctcCCTCCCCACCCCGTCCCTCTCCCAGCTAAACGCCACCGTTCCGTGCCCCCTCAACTTCACTATCCTCCGCCAGTTCGACCCGGGCTCCCACAACCGCCAACGCTACGACCGCAACATCGAGTGCCAGTACCTCGTCACGGGCCTCCGCTTCGTCGACTCCGATTACCTCCGCCGCACCGGCAACTTCCTCCCCCCGCTCAACGCCTCCGAGTCCTGCTGGACCGATTACCAAGCCCTAGTCAACGAGTTCGTTCCCAATTTCGACATTCGCGCCAAGTGCGGCTTCCAGACCAGCTGGATCTCCGAAGGATGCACGAACGTCTCCACCAGATCCCAATTCGAGTCCCAAGTGGGAAACACCTCGCTCAGCGACGTCGCCGCCGCCTGCAACCAGTCTCTCGAAAACGGCTCGCCCTGCGCCTTCTGCACCACCAGAATGACCTTGCAGGCCTCGCGGTTGACCGGCGAGTCCATCGGAAACGTCTCCACCTGCACGGCTTACCCGTCCATTTACGTGGCGGCTTTTGTCGGACCGATCGATATGGGCACCGCCGAGTGCTTGTTCTCGCTCGGAAGCCCGGCAAAGAGCTCCGGTAAGAAGAAAAAGACTGTAATTTTGATTGTATTGGTTGTTTGCGGCGTCGGCTTGCTGGTTGTGGTCGGCGGCGTTTGGCTTTTGTGgcataaatatgaaaaatttaTGATTAGGAAGAGGAAAAAGGATGCTAGTGATAAAATCGAGCAGGGATTAGGTTCTGCTTTAGATTCAATTAGTGGAAGTACTAATTTAATTAAGTTTAAATACGAGGAGATTAGTGCTGCGACCAAGAATTTCTCTAGGGACAATATAATTGGGAGAGGAGGATATGGGAATGTGTACAAGGGAATTCTGGATGATGGTTCTGAAGTTGCATTGAAGAGGTTCAAGAACTGCTCGGCTGCTGGCGATGCAAATTTCGCCCACGAGGTTGAGGTGATTGCGAGTGTTAGGCATGTCAATCTTGTTGCTTTGAGAGGTTATTGCATTGCCACTACTCCTTTGGTGGGTCACCAGAGGATCATTGTGTGTGATTTGATGAAGAATGGGAGTCTCCATGACCATTTGTTCGGTTCGTTTGAGGGCAAGCTTAGTTGGCCTATTCGTCAGAGGATCGCGCTGGGGACGGCGAAGGGATTGGCTTATTTGCATTACGGGGCTCAACCAACTATTATCCATAGGGACATCAAAGCTAATAACATACTTTTGGATGAGACATTCGAGGCCAAGGTAGCAGATTTTGGGCTTGCGAAGTTTACACCTGAGGGAATGACGCATTTGAGCACGAGGGTGGCTGGAACGATGGGTTATCTTGCTCCAGAGTATGCGTTGTATGGGCAGTTGACAGATAAAAGTGATGTGTATAGTTTTGGTGTTGTGctccttgaacttttgagtgGAAAGAAAGCGCTCCATGTGATTAATGATAATCAACCGTCACTTGTGACTGATTGGGCGTGGGAGTTGGTTAGGAAAGGAAGACCGCTGGACGTTATTGAAAATGATATGCCGGAGAAAGGTTCACCCGAAGTTCTAGAGAAGTATGTATTGATTGCTGTTCTTTGTTCTCATCCGCAGCTGCATGCTAGGCCAACGATGGATCAGGCTGTGAAAATGTTGGAAACAGATATATCGGTTCCATCAATTCCCGAAAGACCAATGCCCCTTGTGGCAAATATTGACGATATTGAAAGATACAGCAGCAGTGGCTCAATCCAGCTCTCTACTACAGGTGGTTTTCAGACTTTTACATTTGAAAGTAACCTACATTCTAACCCTAATAGAGACGGGGAAAGTTCCGGTACCAGAGAGAAGGGTTGTGACTTGTGA
- the LOC137741878 gene encoding sugar transporter ERD6-like 7 isoform X1 → MAIKENVERDVQKEEAREPLMRVVENKMDGEDRSSRGDQWMVYLSTFVAVCGSFEFGSCVGYSSPTQSAIREDLSLTLAEFSVFGSILTFGAMIGAITIGPITDFLGRKGALRVSCAFCVVGWLAIYFSKGVLSLDIGRLASGYGMGAFSYVVPVFVAEIAPKHLRGRLTAVNQLMICVGGSMSFIFGVVVSWRDLALIGIVPCAVTILGLFFIPESPRWLAKTGHQKDFEVALQKLRGKDADISHEAAEIQDYIATLERLPKAKLLDFFQKRYLRSIIIAVGLMVCQQLGGINGVCFYTSNIFKQAGFSPSVGTISFAILQVVVTGIGASVMDKAGRKPLILISASGLVLGCHLTAISFFLKVHDLAHKASPILAVTGILVYIGSFAIGMGAVPWVIMSEIFPINIKGQAGSLATLVNWFVAWLCSYTFNYLMSWSSYGTFILYAAINALAIVFVVSMVPETKGKTLEQIQGAIN, encoded by the exons ATGGCCATCAAAGAGAACGTAGAGAGGGATGTGCAGAAGGAGGAAGCAAGAGAGCCACTCATGAGGGTGGTGGAGAATAAAATGGACGGTGAAGATCGAAGCAGCAGAGGGGATCAATGGATGGTTTATCTCAGCACATTTGTTGCAGTTTGTGGCTCTTTTGAATTTGGATCCTGT GTTGGTTATTCATCGCCGACTCAATCTGCCATCAGGGAAGATCTCAGTTTAACATTAGCAGAG TTTTCAGTGTTTGGATCCATATTGACATTCGGCGCAATGATAGGTGCTATCACAATTGGTCCCATAACTGATTTTCTAGGCCGGAAAGgg GCGTTGAGAGTTTCCTGTGCTTTCTGTGTTGTAGGTTGGCTCGCTATTTACTTCTCGAAG GGAGTTTTGTCTCTGGACATTGGGAGACTGGCAAGTGGATATGGAATGGGAGCCTTTTCATACGTG GTACCTGTTTTCGTAGCTGAAATCGCACCCAAACATCTTCGAGGAAGACTAACTGCTGTAAATCAG ttaATGATCTGCGTTGGAGGGTCCATGTCGTTCATATTTGGGGTAGTAGTAAGTTGGAGGGATTTAGCATTAATCG GAATTGTTCCATGTGCTGTGACCATTCTCGGCCTCTTTTTCATTCCCGAGTCTCCAAGATGGTTG GCAAAGACAGGACACCAGAAAGATTTCGAAGTTGCACTGCAGAAACTTCGTGGTAAAGATGCTGACATCTCTCACGAAGCAGCAGAAATCCAG GATTATATAGCAACTCTTGAACGGCTCCCAAAAGCTAAATTACtggatttttttcaaaagagatACTTGCGGTCGATCATT ATTGCGGTTGGGCTGATGGTCTGTCAACAATTGGGGGGAATTAACGGGGTCTGTTTCTACACCAGCAATATTTTTAAGCAAGCAG GATTTTCGCCTAGTGTTGGAACCATATCCTTTGCTATCCTTCAG GTTGTGGTTACTGGCATTGGTGCATCTGTGATGGATAAAGCCGGAAGAAAGCCTCTAATTCTG ATTTCTGCATCAGGCTTGGTACTCGGATGTCACCTGACTGCCATTTCATTCTTTCTGAAG GTTCATGACTTGGCACACAAGGCATCTCCCATACTTGCTGTAACCGGCATTCTG GTCTATATAGGATCCTTTGCGATAGGAATGGGAGCAGTTCCTTGGGTCATTATGTCTGAG ATATTCCCTATAAATATCAAGGGGCAGGCTGGGAGCTTAGCGACGTTGGTGAACTGGTTCGTTGCATGGTTGTGTTCCTACACGTTCAACTATCTTATGAGTTGGAGCTCCTACG GTACCTTCATTCTGTATGCAGCAATCAACGCTCTGGCCATAGTGTTTGTGGTTTCGATGGTACCTGAAACGAAGGGGAAAACCCTGGAACAAATCCAAGGAGCCATTAACTAG
- the LOC137742533 gene encoding sugar transporter ERD6-like 7, which produces MATKEDVESDAQEGVRAPLMANVAGSASGSGGGNLWMVYLSTFVAICGSYEFGCCAGYSSPTQSAIQEDLSLSLSEYSVFGSILTFGAMVGAITIGPIADFLGRKGALRVSCAFCVAGWLAIYFSKAAWLLDIGRLLTGYGMGAFSYVVPIFVAEIAPKNLRGRLTAANQLMIVTGVSASFIIGVVVSWRTLALIGLIPCAVTLLGLFFIPESPRWLAKTGRHQDFEDALQKLRGKDADISEEAEEIQDYIATLDLLPKAKFLDLFQRRYWSSLIIGVGLMFCQQLGGINGVCFYVSDIFEQAGFSSSIGTITYAILQVIVTGIAAGVMDKAGRKPLILVSATGLVLGCLLTAVSFFLKVHELALDAVPILAVTGILLYIGAFSIGMGAVPWVVMSEIFPINIKGQAGSLATLVNWLCAWLCSYTFNYLMSWSSYGTFILYAGINALAILFVVALVPETKGKTLEQIQAAMNK; this is translated from the exons ATGGCAACCAAGGAGGATGTGGAGAGTGATGCGCAGGAGGGAGTACGAGCGCCGCTCATGGCGAACGTAGCGGGATCAGCTAGTGGAAGCGGGGGAGGGAACCTGTGGATGGTTTATCTCAGCACATTTGTTGCAATTTGTGGCTCTTATGAGTTTGGATGCTGT GCCGGTTATTCTTCGCCTACTCAGTCCGCAATCCAGGAAGATCTCAGTTTATCATTATCTGAG TATTCAGTGTTTGGttccattttgacatttggtgCAATGGTAGGAGCTATCACTATTGGACCTATCGCTGATTTTCTTGGCCGAAAAGGG GCCTTAAGAGTGTCATGTGCTTTCTGTGTTGCAGGTTGGCTTGCTATTTACTTCTCCAAG GCTGCTTGGTTGTTGGACATTGGGAGACTGCTAACTGGATACGGAATGGGAGCTTTTTCGTACGTG GTACCTATTTTCGTAGCTGAAATTGCACCCAAAAATCTTCGAGGAAGATTAACTGCTGCAAATCAG TTAATGATCGTAACTGGAGTGTCTGCTTCCTTCATAATCGGGGTAGTAGTGAGTTGGCGGACATTAGCATTAATCG GACTTATTCCCTGCGCTGTGACACTTCTTGGTCTCTTTTTCATTCCTGAGTCTCCAAGATGGTTG GCAAAGACAGGACGCCATCAAGATTTTGAAGATGCGCTACAGAAACTGCGCGGCAAAGATGCTGACATATCTGAGGAAGCAGAAGAAATCCAGGATTATATTGCAACTCTTGACTTGCTTCCTAAAGCCAAATTTCTGGATTTGTTTCAAAGGAGATACTGGAGCTCACTCATT ATCGGAGTTGGGCTGATGTTCTGTCAGCAACTGGGAGGAATCAACGGGGTCTGTTTCTATGTGAGCGATATTTTTGAACAAGCAG GATTTTCCTCCAGCATTGGAACTATAACTTATGCTATCCTTCAG GTTATAGTTACCGGCATTGCTGCAGGCGTGATGGATAAAGCTGGACGCAAGCCTCTAATTTTG GTCTCTGCAACCGGGTTGGTGCTTGGCTGTCTCTTGACGGCAGTTTCATTCTTTCTGAAG GTTCATGAATTGGCACTCGACGCAGTTCCCATACTTGCTGTAACCGGCATACTG CTCTACATAGGAGCCTTTTCGATAGGAATGGGAGCAGTTCCTTGGGTTGTGATGTCCGAG ATATTCCCGATAAACATTAAAGGGCAGGCCGGAAGCTTAGCAACGCTGGTGAATTGGCTCTGCGCATGGTTGTGTTCCTACACTTTCAACTATCTTATGAGTTGGAGCTCCTACG GTACCTTCATTCTCTACGCCGGAATCAACGCTCTGGCGATTTTGTTCGTGGTGGCGCTGGTGCCCGAAACGAAGGGGAAGACCCTGGAACAGATCCAGGCAGCCATGAATAAATAG
- the LOC137741878 gene encoding sugar transporter ERD6-like 7 isoform X2, whose translation MAIKENVERDVQKEEAREPLMRVVENKMDGEDRSSRGDQWMVYLSTFVAVCGSFEFGSCVGYSSPTQSAIREDLSLTLAEFSVFGSILTFGAMIGAITIGPITDFLGRKGALRVSCAFCVVGWLAIYFSKGVLSLDIGRLASGYGMGAFSYVVPVFVAEIAPKHLRGRLTAVNQLMICVGGSMSFIFGVVVSWRDLALIGIVPCAVTILGLFFIPESPRWLAKTGHQKDFEVALQKLRGKDADISHEAAEIQDYIATLERLPKAKLLDFFQKRYLRSIIIAVGLMVCQQLGGINGVCFYTSNIFKQAGFSPSVGTISFAILQVVVTGIGASVMDKAGRKPLILISASGLVLGCHLTAISFFLKVHDLAHKASPILAVTGILVYIGSFAIGMGAVPWVIMSEIFPINIKGQAGSLATLVNWFVAWLCSYTFNYLMSWSSYAINALAIVFVVSMVPETKGKTLEQIQGAIN comes from the exons ATGGCCATCAAAGAGAACGTAGAGAGGGATGTGCAGAAGGAGGAAGCAAGAGAGCCACTCATGAGGGTGGTGGAGAATAAAATGGACGGTGAAGATCGAAGCAGCAGAGGGGATCAATGGATGGTTTATCTCAGCACATTTGTTGCAGTTTGTGGCTCTTTTGAATTTGGATCCTGT GTTGGTTATTCATCGCCGACTCAATCTGCCATCAGGGAAGATCTCAGTTTAACATTAGCAGAG TTTTCAGTGTTTGGATCCATATTGACATTCGGCGCAATGATAGGTGCTATCACAATTGGTCCCATAACTGATTTTCTAGGCCGGAAAGgg GCGTTGAGAGTTTCCTGTGCTTTCTGTGTTGTAGGTTGGCTCGCTATTTACTTCTCGAAG GGAGTTTTGTCTCTGGACATTGGGAGACTGGCAAGTGGATATGGAATGGGAGCCTTTTCATACGTG GTACCTGTTTTCGTAGCTGAAATCGCACCCAAACATCTTCGAGGAAGACTAACTGCTGTAAATCAG ttaATGATCTGCGTTGGAGGGTCCATGTCGTTCATATTTGGGGTAGTAGTAAGTTGGAGGGATTTAGCATTAATCG GAATTGTTCCATGTGCTGTGACCATTCTCGGCCTCTTTTTCATTCCCGAGTCTCCAAGATGGTTG GCAAAGACAGGACACCAGAAAGATTTCGAAGTTGCACTGCAGAAACTTCGTGGTAAAGATGCTGACATCTCTCACGAAGCAGCAGAAATCCAG GATTATATAGCAACTCTTGAACGGCTCCCAAAAGCTAAATTACtggatttttttcaaaagagatACTTGCGGTCGATCATT ATTGCGGTTGGGCTGATGGTCTGTCAACAATTGGGGGGAATTAACGGGGTCTGTTTCTACACCAGCAATATTTTTAAGCAAGCAG GATTTTCGCCTAGTGTTGGAACCATATCCTTTGCTATCCTTCAG GTTGTGGTTACTGGCATTGGTGCATCTGTGATGGATAAAGCCGGAAGAAAGCCTCTAATTCTG ATTTCTGCATCAGGCTTGGTACTCGGATGTCACCTGACTGCCATTTCATTCTTTCTGAAG GTTCATGACTTGGCACACAAGGCATCTCCCATACTTGCTGTAACCGGCATTCTG GTCTATATAGGATCCTTTGCGATAGGAATGGGAGCAGTTCCTTGGGTCATTATGTCTGAG ATATTCCCTATAAATATCAAGGGGCAGGCTGGGAGCTTAGCGACGTTGGTGAACTGGTTCGTTGCATGGTTGTGTTCCTACACGTTCAACTATCTTATGAGTTGGAGCTCCTACG CAATCAACGCTCTGGCCATAGTGTTTGTGGTTTCGATGGTACCTGAAACGAAGGGGAAAACCCTGGAACAAATCCAAGGAGCCATTAACTAG